Proteins encoded in a region of the Pangasianodon hypophthalmus isolate fPanHyp1 chromosome 21, fPanHyp1.pri, whole genome shotgun sequence genome:
- the ccl25a gene encoding monocyte chemotactic protein 1B isoform X2, whose protein sequence is MRFSLLFFLLLLSVLYLSLAQGSYEDCCLTYVQEVKLYAKKRVVSYRRQEQDGGCNLRAIVFKLRRGRQFCARPEEKWVQDLIKQIDKALHLTKPNPPKRGKHGKHRH, encoded by the exons ATGAGATTCAGcctgctttttttcctcctgctcCTCAGTGTCCTTTACCTCAGCCTGGCACAAG GCTCGTATGAAGACTGCTGCCTAACCTATGTACAGGAGGTGAAATTGTACGCCAAGAAAAGAGTGGTGAGTTACAGACGACAGGAGCAGGATGGAGGATGTAATCTTCGTGCGATAGT GTTCAAGCTGAGGCGAGGTCGGCAGTTTTGCGCTAGACCAGAGGAGAAATGGGTGCAGGACCTGATTAAACAGATTGACAAAGCCCTTCACCTGACGAAACCAAATCCACCAAAAAGAGG TAAACATGGTAAACACCGGCACTGA
- the ccl25a gene encoding monocyte chemotactic protein 1B isoform X1, whose product MRFSLLFFLLLLSVLYLSLAQGSYEDCCLTYVQEVKLYAKKRVVSYRRQEQDGGCNLRAIVFKLRRGRQFCARPEEKWVQDLIKQIDKALHLTKPNPPKRGSKHGKHRH is encoded by the exons ATGAGATTCAGcctgctttttttcctcctgctcCTCAGTGTCCTTTACCTCAGCCTGGCACAAG GCTCGTATGAAGACTGCTGCCTAACCTATGTACAGGAGGTGAAATTGTACGCCAAGAAAAGAGTGGTGAGTTACAGACGACAGGAGCAGGATGGAGGATGTAATCTTCGTGCGATAGT GTTCAAGCTGAGGCGAGGTCGGCAGTTTTGCGCTAGACCAGAGGAGAAATGGGTGCAGGACCTGATTAAACAGATTGACAAAGCCCTTCACCTGACGAAACCAAATCCACCAAAAAGAGG CAGTAAACATGGTAAACACCGGCACTGA